A region from the Sebastes umbrosus isolate fSebUmb1 chromosome 18, fSebUmb1.pri, whole genome shotgun sequence genome encodes:
- the selenoi gene encoding ethanolaminephosphotransferase 1, producing MALYEYVTQDQLAGFDKYKYSAVDSNPLSVYVMHPFWNFVVKFLPTWLAPNLITFTGFMFLVLNFLMLAFYDFDFTASAKGHEHVPSWVWVAAGIFNFLAYTLDGVDGKQARRTNSSTPLGELFDHGLDSWACIFFVATVYSIFGRGECGVAVATLYYILWVVLFSFILSHWEKYNTGILFLPWGYDISQVTISLVYMVTAVVGVETWYQPILWRFLYRDLFSFMIIACSFTVTLPMSLFNVLKGHRSNTLKHSSLYEAFLPFLSPVLLFLLSTIWVVFSPNNVLELQPRTFYLMVGTAFANVTCKLIVCQMSNTRCQALSWLLLPMTPVVLLAVTGVVANETLLLYLWTAAVILAHIHYGVSVVQQLSNHFNILAFSLKKTSSDUQEEERIGLKEAEV from the exons ATGGCTCTCTACGAATATGTCACTCAGGACCAGCTGGCGGGCTTCGACAAATACAAG TACAGCGCAGTGGACTCGAATCCCCTGTCTGTCTACGTCATGCACCCTTTCTGGAACTTTGTGGTGAAG TTTCTCCCAACATGGTTGGCCCCAAACCTCATTACATTCACAGGCTTTATGTTCCTTGTGTTGAATTTCCTCATGTTGGCCTTCTACGACTTTGACTTCACTGCCTCTG CTAAAGGACATGAACACGTGCCTAGTTGGGTCTGGGTTGCTGCAGGGATCTTCAACTTCTTGGCCTATACACTCG ATGGTGTTGATGGGAAGCAGGCTCGTCGCACCAACTCCTCCACGCCACTAGGGGAGCTGTTTGACCACGGCCTGGACAGTTGGGCCTGTATCTTCTTCGTGGCCACCGTCTACTCCATATTTGGGCGTGGGGAATGTGGCGTGGCCGTGGCCACACTATATTACATCCTGTGGGTGGTACTGTTCTCATTCATTCTATCTCACTGGGAGAAATACAACACTGGCATCTTGTTTCTGCCGTGGGGATACGACATCAGCCAAGTG ACAATCTCCCTCGTTTACATGGTCACCGCCGTGGTCGGCGTAGAAACATGGTACCAGCCAATCCTGTGGCGCTTCCTCTATAGAGACCTTTTCAGCTTTATGATCATCG CCTGTTCCTTCACTGTGACCTTACCCATGAGCCTCTTCAACGTCCTGAA AGGTCACCGCAGTAACACTCTGAAGCACAGCAGCCTGTACGAAGCCTTCCTGCCCTTCCTGTCtcccgtcctcctcttcctcttgtcCACCATTTGGGTGGTCTTCTCTCCAAACAACGTCCTCGAGCTGCAGCCCAGGACCTTCTACCTCATGGTGGGGACGGCCTTCGCTAATGTCACG TGTAAGCTGATTGTGTGTCAGATGAGTAACACGCGTTGCCAGGCGCTGAGCTGGCTGTTGCTGCCCATGACGCCAGTGGTGTTGTTAGCGGTGACTGGGGTGGTCGCCAACGAGACCCTACTGCTGTATCTGTGGACAGCTGCTGTTATACTAGCACACATACACTACGGCGTTTCAGTG GTACAACAGCTCAGCAACCACTTCAACATCTTGGCCTTCTCCCTGAAGAAGACCAGCAGTGACTGACAGGAGGAGGAACGAATCGGCTTGAAAGAAGCGGAGGTTTAG
- the LOC119476667 gene encoding hormonally up-regulated neu tumor-associated kinase homolog A — MPAAALKPAPEDMVAEGGGEAERGVSQWEASTPGRERPPLPSLTVPRELLRSFPHSKRVGSYLVGKMINKGSFAKVMEGLHIGTGEKVAIKVIDKKKARQDSYVLKNMKREPRIHQMVRHPHIVVLLETLETENSYYMAMELCAGGDLMDRICERKRLEEREVRRYTRQILSAVEHLHKHGVVHRDLKIENFLLDEHNNIKIVDFGLSNTLKAESLSLELLNTQCGSPAYAAPELLAHRKYGPKVDVWSVGVSMFAMLTGTLPFTVEPFNIKQLHQKMVNGEISSIPSDVSKGAVAFVLSLLEPDPVKRPSIRAAMEERWINEGYAKKPLHTLSHKNRLCAEDLNSSVLAYMTETLGYSLSEIIHTLTINRPSAIMASYHLLLNKLVRSQKGAKGTKKLESNDWSLPSKDTWRERHNTESKTQQQNEPTNEKSSKQSSRPLRAQQTAECQSNRKRPEDLRRKDRREDAENRPPSPSLPQLPHSASPSIPPRLPSPSPAPLSADDGTTDEETAITLDTRETLFPEVSVFGDRELVHLSPPKSSASQLCDSAPCQVPLPAEPIRDSGTSRPIRHTHLLRTTQSDGAADLGSDCFHDNRHQDDRSHHLSINERLEKLQTFYSSEKNGISPRMLLEADTSDRDHLGTMEMTQTSPSAPLPRLRNVGLKDGRGRKMTWVGLTRPGPPGLLVNGSKPPTFPSQRQHTLVIKSLRQERGKRKDLSTAGGGGGGGGGGGERGTAGGGLSGAKRNSVQLRSSLQRRVGDLNLPLLPAALQGKSDRKNQLHSLDY; from the exons ATGCCAGCTGCAGCATTAAAGCCCGCTCCAGAGGACATGGTGGCAGAGGGAGGGGGCGAAGCAGAGCGTGGCGTGTCCCAGTGGGAAGCCTCGACACCGGGCCGGGAGAGACCGCCTCTGCCCTCTCTGACGGTCCCCAGGGAGCTGCTGCGGAGCTTCCCCCACTCCAAACGGGTGGGATCCTATCTGGTGGGGAAGATGATCAACAAGGGGTCTTTTGCCAAAGTGATGGAGGGGCTGCACATCGGCACGGGGGAAAAG GTGGCCATTAAGGTGATCGACAAGAAGAAAGCACGGCAGGACTCATACGTGCTGAAGAACATGAAAAGAGAACCTCGAATTCATCAGATGGTCCGTCATCCTCACATCGTAGTCCTGCTGGag aCTCTGGAGACGGAGAACAGCTACTACATGGCCATGGAGCTCTGCGCTGGAGGAGACCTGATGGACAGGATCTGTGAGAGGAAGAGGCTGGAAGAGAGGGAGGTGCGGCGCTACACTCGTCAGATCCTCTCTGCAGTGGAGCACCTGCACAAACACGGCGTTGTACACAG GGATTTAAAGATTGAGAACTTCCTGCTGGATGAACATAACAACATAAAGATTGTGG ACTTTGGCCTGAGTAACACTCTGAAGGCTGAATCTTTGTCTCTGGAGCTTCTCAACACCCAGTGTGGAAGTCCAGCCTACGCCGCCCCTGAGCTGCTGGCTCACAGGAAATATGGACCCAAAGTGGACGTCTGGTCCGT aggtgTGAGTATGTTTGCCATGCTGACAGGGACTCTACCCTTCACCGTTGAGCCTTTCAACATCAAGCAGCTGCACCAGAAGATGGTGAACGGGGAGATCAGCAGCATCCCCAGTGATGTTAGCAAAG GTGCGGTGGCGTTTGTGTTGTCTCTCCTGGAGCCTGACCCGGTTAAGAGACCCAGTATCAGAGCTGCgatggaggagagatggatCAATGAGGGATATGCCAAGAAACCACTGCACACACTCTCTCATAAAAACAG GTTGTGTGCAGAGGATCTCAACTCGTCTGTGCTGGCATACATGACCGAGACGCTGGGCTACTCCCTCTCTGAaatcatacacacactcaccatcAACCGACCCTCCGCAATCATGGCCTCCTATCACCTGCTGCTCAACAAGCTTGTCAGGAGCCAGAAGGGAGCCAAGGGGACCAAG AAACTGGAGAGCAATGACTGGAGTCTTCCAAGCAAGGATACATGGAGAGAGAGGCATAACACTGAATCAAAGACTCAGCAACAG AATGAACCGACCAATGAAAAAAGCTCGAAGCAGTCCAGCAGGCCGCTGAGAGCCCAACAGACAGCTGAATGTCAGAGCAACAGGAAGAGGCCCGAGGACCTGCGTAGAAAGGACCGACGAGAGGACGCGGAGAACCGTCCACCTTCTCCATCTCTACCCCAGCTTCCTCACTCTGCCTCCCCTTCAATACCCCCTCgccttccctctccctcccccgcCCCTCTGTCTGCAGACGACGGGACCACTGATGAGGAGACCGCCATCACCTTGGACACCAGAGAGACGCTGTTTCCTGAAG TGTCTGTGTTCGGAGACAGGGAACTGGTCCATCTTTCTCCTCCTAAAAGCTCTGCGTCTCAACTCTGTGACTCCGCCCCTTGCCAAGTCCCCTTACCCGCcgagccaatcagagacagTGGCACGTCGAGGCCGATacgacacacacacctgctcagGACAACTCAATCGGACGGGGCGGCAGACCTCGGGTCAGACTGCTTCCATGACAACCGCCACCAGGACGACCGCTCTCATCACCTGAGCATCAACGAGCGCCTGGAGAAGCTGCAGACATTTTATTCCTCGGAGAAGAACGGCATCTCTCCCAGGATGCTCCTGGAGGCCGACACCTCAGACAGAGACCACCTGGGTACCATGGAGATGACACAGACGTCGCCCTCTGCCCCGCTGCCCCGTCTGCGCAACGTGGGGCTAAAAGACGGACGAGGCAGGAAGATGACATGGGTAGGGTTGACCCGACCTGGGCCTCCAGGACTCCTGGTGAACGGCTCTAAACCTCCCACCTTCCCCTCACAGAGACAACACACTCTGGTCATTAAGAGCCTCAGACAGGAGAGGGGCAAGAGAAAGGATCTGTcgacagcaggaggaggaggaggaggaggaggaggaggaggagagagagggacggCAGGAGGAGGGCTGAGTGGAGCAAAGAGGAACTCAGTTCAGTTACGTTCATCTCTCCAGCGTCGGGTGGGGGACCTGAATCTGCCCCTGCTTCCTGCAGCTCTGCAGGGGAAGTCAGATAGGAAGAACCAGCTACACAGCTTGGACTACTGA